In the genome of Arachis stenosperma cultivar V10309 chromosome 2, arast.V10309.gnm1.PFL2, whole genome shotgun sequence, the window CAAATCCAATGGCCAACAATGGACGGAAAGTGTCTTAGAGAATACTACGAGTCTCGGAGTGCAATTTTAAATACGCATTTGAGTAACTATTAACTTCAAGACTACTTTGAGATAAAAATTTCAAGAACTATTTTAAGGCTTGGCTCATAGTTTACTTGTCTATTTAAATAAGTgccaaaaatttgaattttgtctTGTACATGTAATAGCTCATTAACCAATGATAATTCTTTAATTAAAACTCAATTGGCAATAGATTAATCCTTGACCTacacatataaaaaaaaactaacaaaatactATATTAAGTATGCATAAAAAATCAGTTACCAAATCAATCACTCGAATAGAATATATATTAGAatacaaaatacatattaaaaataacttacaGATAATACATGTATTCATTCATAAATATATGATAACTATTTTGCGACTAATTTTTTGTGTGCACATACTATTTTTGAacaaaatatatgaaaaaagaaaaagaacttgAGAAGTAATAAGTAATAAACAATATGAAAAAACTCCAATCTACAACGGCTTTAACACTGAAAAATGTTACAAGAAAATGTGGGATACACAAACTAGTGTCAACTCTGCTTTCCAGCTAAGCAAAATCCTAATGCCTCATTCTAAAAGCTACTTTTATATAACATTATTGAACCCAATTCAAACCCATCTTTCTTTCTTGATCATCTAAGTTTATGTTACAAAGAATGCCAACCATGCACATTTCTTCAAGGGAATGAATCAACTAATACTTTCAAAGTGGAAACTAATTTTGCTCTCATTGGAGTGCTTGGTCGAAGAGGAGGCATGCAACGTGTGCTCCTTCATTTTCGTCTGTGCACGAGCCGAAATGCGGCAGCTACCGTAGCAACCGAGGCATCTCGAGTTTCAACTTCCAAAATGTGTTGAGCTCTTGCTGCCACTGCCCCAAAGATTCTAATGATCTTTGGGGGCACTAACCCGAAGGCGGGAAATATTACCTTATTTAAAAATCTGGAATGCCACTCGACCGTGATGAATACTCGCTTACCAACTTTAGGAACATGGATGACCTATCCTCTAATAGCCGTGATGGAGTGTCGAATTCTGTGACCCGGCCTGTAAAAAACATTGAAAAATTAACTCCATGAGCAAAAATCTGGCGTTAACAAAGTTGAGTCGCAAGGTGATgaagtatttttattttctcgATAAATGCAAGGCAAtcaaacaacaaacaacaacaacaacaaagccttgtcccactaagtggggtcggctacatgaatcaaacgacgccattgtgctctgtcatgtatcatgtctacagagagaccgtttacatgtaatTTACTTTATAAGACCGtttacagagagaccgtttacattgtgctctgtcatgtatcattcTCCTAAATGCAAGGcaatcaaatataaataatcAATTCTCCTAAATGATTTAGCTTACTTCATTTTTCACATGAAATTTACTTTATTGGAAAACCTCTCAGTTgcaaataaaaaaggaaaaaatgtgTGGATGAGATGTCAACATCTGACTGCAAGAAATTTTCATTTTGCAATACCACAGAATACAAAGCCTAAGGTCACGGtgcataaaatatctaaaaaaaaaggaccaaagaaaagcatgcaaaataCGCACCATCACTGAGAACCAGAACTAGATCACTGTCAATAACTGTAGGAATACGATGTGCAATAGTACAAACAGTGCAGTCTCTGAACTCTTCTCGAATAATCTTTTGGATAAGATTATCAGTAGCAGAATCAACCGATGCCGTTGCTTCATCAAGTACAAGTATCTTTGACTGTTTAAGTAGGGCTCGGCCTAGAGCAACAAGTTGTCGTTGCCCTACACTCCAATTATCTCCATTTTCTAGAACTGCAAATTCAAAGTACATCTAACTTATCTTTTTGTGGGGTTGAGAAAGAAGATTAATCACTTTTCAAATCTTGGCTTCTTACCCGGCGTATCAAGCTTTTGTCCTTTTGATCGAATAACCTCTCCAAGCTGAGACTTATCCAGTGCCTGTTAAAACATAAACTCAAAACAATCAAACAGAGCACAACcaactttaaaaattaaaaaaaaaaaaggcaagGAAAAAGCCGTACTTTGAAAGATAAAGGTTTGTTGGACTATTCTCTTATACCATGTCTGCCTAAGAGCAAAGATGTAAAACACATATAGAAAGAGTAAACCACAAGAACAACAAAGACCAAGCCTTAGGTCAGGCGCATCTGCGAGTTGAGATCTTGGAGGGGAAGGGAATGCCTTGATGAGTAGAGTCTGTTTTActcttctttcccttctctTCCCTCCCTTTTCCCTCCAAGATTCCAATTCACAGACATGGCTTTAGAGGATCCGCGGATGAGATGGTGCCATAGTATTGTGCCATTATGCTGCGTTTGTTTGATGAGACACAGACACTAATACATAGACACGGTGATACACGTTCATCGTTTGTTTGCTAAGACACAGATTTTCGAAGGACACGGTGACACACAAACATACATAAAATACATGTATTTGGTGTCCTTCAAAAAAGATGAGACACGGAGACACATTGATGAGACACaaatatttattcttttatccttAGTAATTTACTCTTGTCCTTATTCCATTGATGATAATATAAGGGTAAAATTGATATTTAGTTTATATTGTGTGTCTTGTCCAATATCAccaaacacaataaaaaatttatgtatctTTGTGTATATGTCTCTTTGTGTATTTGTGTCTGTGTCCATGTATTTGAAAGACAATAAACAAACACAGCCTTAGGCAACACAAAAGATGGCAAAACGGAaatgaaagtgaaaaagaaaaaaaaagaaaagaaaagaaaaaaaaaacaacaagaTCTTGATTCTTTGGATTTAGAGCGAACAAAGCCCTTGGGGAAATAGCTTAAATACCAAAGACATAAATGGAACTATCCAAGCAATACTAACCTCCCAAATCGCTTTATCTGAGTGCTCCTCAAGAGGATCAAGATTGCCTCGTATTGTGCCTTCAAATAAGGTTGGATCTTGTGGTATTATACTCAGACGGCTTCGAAGGTCATGGAGGCCAATTGTTGAAATATTGATGTTGTCAATAATGATACTCCCCGTGGATGGTTCAACCAATCGAAATAATGCCTGAATCAAAGTAGATTTGCCACTGCCAGTACGTCCGACTATTCCAATCTTCTTCCCACCAGGAAATGTACATGATATTCCACGAAGCACCAATGGAAGATTTTCCTTGTATCGTatcttcaagaagaaaaatcacattaaaagataaaattaagatgaccaaagaaaaatcaaaatataataaGTTTGGACTTCTTAATACAGGACAGAAACAATAATTCAAGAAGCATACTTAATGCAAAACTAAACTGGATACCTTCAAATCAACTATTTGGATTGTTCCATTCTCGGGCCATGAGGTCGGAGGACGAGAATCATCAACAATTGCAGGTGCTTCACTAGGAACTTGGCTGTACTGATAAATCCTTTCGATAgatataattttgttttcaagtttGCAAAAGCTAAGTATCCACCGAGATAGACGTCCATTCAAATTCAGGCCGTACGTCACGGCAAGTCCAGCCATGCTGGGGTCAATACTTCCATGGGGAACACTTACAAGTAGTACCATACAGAAAGCAAACACAAAAGTGGAGAGTAATTCCATGCGCAAGCATAGCCACTCAATAGCTGCAAGGCTGCAAAAGAATGGCCGTGCAAAACAATCCAAAAGGTAAAGGTTCCTCTTCATGAACCTTTTTTCTTGTCCAAAACCTCTGATGGTGGCTGCACCCGCAATTGATTCACCGAAAAGATGTATTATTGGAGATTTTTGGATGCTTACAATTCGTACCAGTTCCCTTGAGGAAGCCATGTAGTATTTCTGTGACGGAATTATTAGAAGGTCAAAAATCATTCATTAGATGATAGCACAAGATACTcggataaaataaaataaacctttatgGTACACAGCATGTCCTTTTTCAAAAGCAGATTGAAACAAAAATTGAAGACATAAACTATAATTACCTGCATCCACAAACAAGCAATAGCCATTGGGATAACCAGGAGCAAAACTTGCCATGTAACTGTTGTCATTACAGCAACAATTCCTATGAGCTGTATTGTTGTTGAAGCAAACCCTCCGAGTCGAAAAGGAATGTCGAGATCCACAACACTTTGATCAACAGAAACCTGGTATATACATGCAACCCATTACATAATGCACGCCACACATTTATGGACAAACAAAACTAAGGAAGCACAAAAAGTCGAAAACCGAGATTAACTTACCCGATTCAGGACCCTTCCAGATGGTGTAGAGTCAAAGAAAGACATTGGTGCACGGAAAATACTTCTGAGCATgctgaaaaataatttttgcgCAGCAGCAAGACCAAATGTAGCTACCAGAACAGCCCTTACAAATATGAACAATGAGCTGCCAAAAGCAAGGGCCATGTACACGAGAAGAAGCTCAGTTGGAGTTACTTTTGGCTCGTCTCCAGCAGTTTGAGGATTTGCCCAAGCCATCCACCAGTTACTAGCAATCTGAAGGAACTGAAATAATGATTGTGCCATAATTATGAGTGGAATCAGTAAGCCTTTATATGCTGCAGCCATGTATGACAAGTAAACCTTCATGTTCACTCGACCTCTAACCCTCTCCTCTTCTTGAACAAGTTGTTTTTTCCTTGAGCGCTTTGCCTTTTTCTCCTTGATTGCCTTCTGATCAGATGATCCCTCTTGCACTTCTTTTGCTAGACCATCAATGTCAAGTGAAGCAGAGGATCTCTTTTCTGTCATAATAGATCTATCTGGGGACATGTTTTCATCTGATTCATCTGAGTGAGAAGGAATATCCATAGCCTCTATTGCTTCATGATGAGCTGAAACTAGAGTCTTAAAATCTGTTCCAGCTTGTAGAAGCTCATCATATTTTCCTGCCTGTATGATTTGTCCTTCTTTAAGAACCTTAAAATGCaggaaataaaaaagaaaaaaaatgagaaaaattaCTTTTTTCACTTTGTAACAACCACATGATCATAGTCAGATAATTCAAACAGGATTCCACCTAGTCATTCAACAAATTAATAATCTATGCAGACAGAGATAGATTACAAATGTAGGCAGCAAAATCGATCAGGATCAAGCAATACAGcttattttaattcaaaaagaaaagattATTGAAAGTATCGGCAATGCATTCAATTACCATAACGGCCAATTGTTACGAGTTTGACTCAGGAGGAAGCTGCAGTAAAACAGAACAGTAGGCAGGAGTTCCgtaattaaatagaaaatcacTCCTGAGCCTTCCTGTGCACAGATCAATTTAACACAGTCAATCTTAAAACTGATTGCTGTGATGTTTTATATATGTTTCGATATCATATCCCTGAAGTAGCAAGATATGACAGTATGAATTGTGTACTTCTCAAATTCTACTTTCAATTTTCATACAAAAGTGTAACTAACAAATAAGAGGGACAAAACCTGTAACCCAAACCAAAGGTTTGTGAATTCTAATCCGAAAAGAACAAATGCATTACACTAAAATAGCAGAAAGCAACTGCAACCCCTGATCATGCAAGGAATATATATCTCTCAAATGCAAAAGATTTTAATATAGTtcgaaataaataattaaattaaaacaaaaaacacCTGAATGAAGTGTAGTATTCAACACAGGAAGCTTCCTACAGCTATGAATCAGTTAATGTGCAACAAAATACCATTTGGCCATACCAGTATCAGATCAGCAGCAGGCAGAAATTCAACTTGATGCGTCACAAAAATGACTGTTTTTTTGGCTAATGCTGTCAATACATACTCCTGCAATCACATTTTCATCGATTAAACCATATCTAATTCATGTAATAAGAAACATTAATTCAGTAATTAAGAAAACTAACCCTGAACAAATCCGATCCGGTGTGGGCATCAACTGCACTAAAGGGATCATCAAGGAGATAAATATCAGCATCTTGATAAAGTGCTCGTGCAAGCTGAACCCGCTGCTTCTGGCCACCACTGAGGTTTATACCTCTATCACCGATAATTGTTTGGTCTCCATGTGAGAAAAGCTCTAGGTCCTTCTTCAGTGAACAAGCATGAATAACCTTCTTGTACCTTGGTTTGTCCATCGCATTTCCAAAGAGGATATTTTCTTCTATATTTCCTGTCTGTATCCATGCTGATTGGGAGACATATGCAGCAGTGCCACATACTTTAACCTGAGAAATAAACAATGCATCATGTAAAAACTGTACTGTAAATATATATACGTATATGCCATTGAATTTAGAGATAAAGAACAGAAACATACTTCACCCGAAAGCTTAGGAATCTCGCCAAGGATGCAAGAAAGGAAGCTTGATTTCCCAGAACCAACCATGCCACAAACAGCCACACGCATGCCCTTTTCGACCTTCATATGTATTCCTGACAGTGTAGGCCTAGATAAAGAAGGGTCCCAGCAGAAGACACCATCTTTGATCTCTACGGCAGTGTCAGTCATGCCTGGTGGCAAGACGATAGTTGCATCTTCCTGCAATTCTTCGTCCTGCAGAAAACTAGTTATCCGATCAAGCGAAACTTTTGTCTGAGCCATCGTTGACACCAAGTCCGGAAAGTTTCTCAGAGGTTCTTGGAGGATCCGAAATGTAGCCAGGGCAGAAAGGACACCGCCTGCTGTCAGCTGACCACCCAACAATATGCAAGTAGCAAAAGTGACTGCCGACACAAAAATCGGGGAGCTCCAGAATATGAAGGTTATGAAAGCCTGAGAATAGAGCGCTTTCCTCAGCCACTTGTATTCCGTTCCACGCATTTCCTCCAATTGTATACGATACCTGTCTTCCCAAGCTTGTAGTTTGAGAATCCTCATATTCCTTAAACTCTCTGATGTCTTTCTCATCCTTTCATCCTTAGCAGCCATCAATTTATCTTGGTAATTTTCTTGTATTCTAGCCACAGGAACAGCTACAACAATGGAAATTATTGTAGCAATCAATGTTGCAATGGCAGCTATTCCAACACTCTTGTACAAAATTAGAAGAGCAAGAACAATCTGCATCGGAAGCATCCACATGTCGTGAAGATACCAAGAGTAATCCCCTACCCTCTGAACATCAACAGCCATGTAATTGACAATCTCCCCACTTGTGTGACTTTGCTTGGCTGAGCTCGACAGCCTTAGCCCCTTTTGGTACACCATAGCCGTTAGAGCCGATCTGACATGCATACCCAAGATGTCCACTCCTAGATACCACTGCCGAGTCGTCAGCGTCTCCACAAGCTTCGCAGCAAAGAATATTCCCGCGAGGACATAGCCTTCATGAGGAAAAGTCTCTATGCCACCCAAGTAATCAACAAAGTAACTTATCATATATGGACCAACATAAGCTACCAAAGTATTCAGACCTGCAAAGATGGCATTCACGGCTGCCTCCTTCCAAAACGACTTGAGAATCGCCCAAGCTAACAAAGGCTGCTTAGAGGGGTTTTCAGCCTTCAATCTCTCCCAATTTGAGTTC includes:
- the LOC130960582 gene encoding ABC transporter C family member 5-like, which produces MEGSDFLNSISASILSKHFSDSEILSDTILGLPFLELAAICVNLTLVVLFLFVVSVRKICVCEGRIRINKENGIATSTTPINGNNGIDGEVQIGSMFKFSVFSCFYVLFVQVVVLGFDGVSLISNGANGKHVNWFLLFVPAAQGLAWFVLSFSALQCKLKVSHKFPFLLRVWWLLSFVICLCNLYVDVRGLYMEGPKYLSTRVVANFTVTPALAFLSVVAIRGVTGIQVCVDPDLQEPLLVEEETGCLKVTPYKDAGIFSLATLSWLNPLLSVGAKRPLELKDIPLVAPKDRAKTSYKILNSNWERLKAENPSKQPLLAWAILKSFWKEAAVNAIFAGLNTLVAYVGPYMISYFVDYLGGIETFPHEGYVLAGIFFAAKLVETLTTRQWYLGVDILGMHVRSALTAMVYQKGLRLSSSAKQSHTSGEIVNYMAVDVQRVGDYSWYLHDMWMLPMQIVLALLILYKSVGIAAIATLIATIISIVVAVPVARIQENYQDKLMAAKDERMRKTSESLRNMRILKLQAWEDRYRIQLEEMRGTEYKWLRKALYSQAFITFIFWSSPIFVSAVTFATCILLGGQLTAGGVLSALATFRILQEPLRNFPDLVSTMAQTKVSLDRITSFLQDEELQEDATIVLPPGMTDTAVEIKDGVFCWDPSLSRPTLSGIHMKVEKGMRVAVCGMVGSGKSSFLSCILGEIPKLSGEVKVCGTAAYVSQSAWIQTGNIEENILFGNAMDKPRYKKVIHACSLKKDLELFSHGDQTIIGDRGINLSGGQKQRVQLARALYQDADIYLLDDPFSAVDAHTGSDLFREYVLTALAKKTVIFVTHQVEFLPAADLILVLKEGQIIQAGKYDELLQAGTDFKTLVSAHHEAIEAMDIPSHSDESDENMSPDRSIMTEKRSSASLDIDGLAKEVQEGSSDQKAIKEKKAKRSRKKQLVQEEERVRGRVNMKVYLSYMAAAYKGLLIPLIIMAQSLFQFLQIASNWWMAWANPQTAGDEPKVTPTELLLVYMALAFGSSLFIFVRAVLVATFGLAAAQKLFFSMLRSIFRAPMSFFDSTPSGRVLNRVSVDQSVVDLDIPFRLGGFASTTIQLIGIVAVMTTVTWQVLLLVIPMAIACLWMQKYYMASSRELVRIVSIQKSPIIHLFGESIAGAATIRGFGQEKRFMKRNLYLLDCFARPFFCSLAAIEWLCLRMELLSTFVFAFCMVLLVSVPHGSIDPSMAGLAVTYGLNLNGRLSRWILSFCKLENKIISIERIYQYSQVPSEAPAIVDDSRPPTSWPENGTIQIVDLKIRYKENLPLVLRGISCTFPGGKKIGIVGRTGSGKSTLIQALFRLVEPSTGSIIIDNINISTIGLHDLRSRLSIIPQDPTLFEGTIRGNLDPLEEHSDKAIWEALDKSQLGEVIRSKGQKLDTPVLENGDNWSVGQRQLVALGRALLKQSKILVLDEATASVDSATDNLIQKIIREEFRDCTVCTIAHRIPTVIDSDLVLVLSDGRVTEFDTPSRLLEDRSSMFLKLVSEYSSRSSGIPDF